The Epinephelus moara isolate mb chromosome 21, YSFRI_EMoa_1.0, whole genome shotgun sequence DNA window AAATCCAGCAGATGGCTCCATAAATGGGAAGTGAGTGCGAGAGGTGCTTTCAACAGTCAAAGTATGTACTTTGAACTAAGCCTGAGTGTAGGAGATTACCAGACATCACACATACAGTCAGGCAGGACTTAAACCAGAGGTTAAGAATTTCAAGTCTTAAAATTCACTGTTTTATGTTTCATTCTGATTCATATTCTGGGTGGCCATCTGCAGTTTTAAGACCAAAAACATCCAATTTAAAGCTAGGATAAGGCCTGGGACCTCTTAAAGGGTGTAGAAGACAGGCTCTTGATGTTTTGATGACCATTAAGAGCACAGAACTTCTAAGAAACATTTCAAAGCGTAATCTGGGGTGAttggacaaagaaaaaaatcagacgTAACAAACTACAAAGAGAGAGATGGGTCTCTTCTCAACTTTCTGCCGGGTAACGGTCAAAAACACACCCTGTTGTGATATCAAATAAGACCCATGGGGCTTTGCAAACACAGGGGGAGAGAAACGGACAGAGTCCGATCATAAGCGTGTTTTCATAACACACACTTTCCCTTCCTGGCaggtgtgtgtccatgtgtgtagGTGTCCATGATGTGTGTCTAAGAGCTTTTCTAACAAGCTGTTCAAAGAGTTAATGTTTAGACTGCGATGGGAGGAAAAGCCTGTCTCTTCTCttataacacacacatgtggatAGACAGACGGAGTCAACCAGAATGTAGAGTCTCCTGGGAACTAAACATATTCAAATACCTCAACCCCACATCCAGTCTACTCTTTATGAACTCATCTCCCTCTCATATCACCGAGAAACACAGCTGTTCTACACAGACACAACAACCTCCTGATACATTTATAATGCAAGATGTAGTGTTGCTACTATGTAGTGCAGAACAAAACCCTTCTAGCCATGACAGTGACCCAGAAGACTAACACTGAAACAGCCAAAAGGACCATGGTAATGAGGTGTTGATACCTGCAGGTAACATTTGTAAGACTACATATTAGAAATTTATATTATTTCTTCCTCGGGCACCTAGCCCAAGAACTGCTTTGTAATATCTGAAGAAACGAGTCTGAGAAAAGCTCCAACATACGGAAAATGAACTCTACATTCAGGAGGTCAGCCCTGTACCTCAAGAAGTATTATAATGAAGTCAAAACAGAGGTCAGTCAAACGGCCATCATtaacccccaaatgaccatttgtatatcagttgcTCACtcagtgttaccttgaatttgtaaagacaactgtttttctcacatgcctccatggtgaacgaagaatccaaaaaagagaaattatttacagattgaagtcataggggtctgcATTTACAGCCCAGTTCACACCAAAGATGTGTGGCAAGATGAGTTGTAACAGGCAACCACTTGCAATGCATCATTCTGCAATGTTCttaaaacctgccagttcacaccaatgcacgTCGAATGCTTCGAATTAAATTCGTTCTGAGCTCTGAAGCTTCGAATGTCCATAAATGGATTCGAAGGTCAGCCCTAATGTTCGGTAGAGAACAAATTCCTATCTCCACCTTTTTAATACTGCCTTAACCAGAGAACCCAAATTCACAACAACAAATAACTTCTTCCACATATTTGCTGTTAAGGTAAAAAGAAAGCAGTGGCATAGAGAAGATTTCTATAGAAACACAGaccacacacattttcatgtgaCGACACAAGATGAGCAGTTTAACTACTGCCTCAATGTTTCCAGTAGACAAACTGGTGTCATCACTCTCTTGAATATTGCAGAACATGTGAATTTCCTGTCCAACTTTCACCCTGTTCGATACCAAAGAAAGTGTGTCAATGTACAATCTCGACTTTGCAGAGTTACATAACAAACTGAAAGTCTTACTACAGCCTGGGACATGCGGTGACATGTTACGATTGGGCTACCACAGTGCTGTTTTTCTATTCGTGTGTTAACAGCCATCTTACCAACTACTGTAATAGTGTCATAAAAATTCCGCATTAAACACTCTTCATCAGTACTTAATCATAATGTGTTGTCAGTGTAGGATATGGTACTTACGATCCAAGCCGTTGATGTACTTCATGGCTATCTCACAATGTCCCCACACAGCGCTGACGACAGGATACAGCTTCTTGCCTTTCAGTCCTCTAAATGCAACTCCTAGATACTGTCCATCCACCATAAAGCTCAGCGTCCCTTCGTCCATGTCCAGAATCACTAGCAGAGAGTCCGGCAGGTTGAACGTCTCGTCTGACTCCAGGAAAGAAGGGTAAGTGGGCAGCGAGCTGTGGGCCCTGTTCTTACTGTCATGGTAGAGCCTGTTGCGTCCCAGATCCCAGCCCCAGGATTCACAGTCCGACCCCACCAGCGCCGTGTAGCCAACAGAATGTAAAGCAGCCTCTGAGGTCGCCACCCCGACCACGGCATGGGTGCCCCTCTGTCGGGAGGGCCAGTGGATCCTCCACACATGCAGACCCCTTGTGTATCCAACCCGCCCCCGGATGCAGTCCGTGCTCTGAGCGACCGGGTGGCGGTGAAATGTCAGTTTATCATCGTCTTTTATGAAGATGTTGAGCGAGCGGTCGTCAGGGTTCCACGCGTGACGGAGCTGGGTCTCCAGTCCAGCACATGGCATGTCCAATAGGAGATCTAGCCGTGGTGGTTTTGCGAAATCTGGGCCCCTCAATTCTGGGTGCTGACGGCGATGCGCTGAAGGCCGGTAGGATGGGGAGCCACCGCTTTCCCCGCGACCATCTACCGATTTGATGCCGCCAGAGATCTTCTGCCCCATGGCTGTGATGGAAAGGCTCACAGAAGGAGGGGAAGGAAAGGTGGGTGCTGCGCTGCGTAGAGCTTGACGTTACCTCATCAATGCGGTGGAGCTGAGGTGAGAGCTCCTAACTGAAGAGTGGTGGAGGGAGAtgaaggaggtggaggtgatgaaTGAAAGATGTGTGCGATCCAGTTTCATGCCACAAATGTCTTCAGAAAGACAGAGCTGCTGCCCCTCCTGTTAAGAGAAGAACAAGAGAAAgaaccattaaaaaaagaagaaattaacTGCTAATTATTAACCATAATTAGTTTCAGCAAACTGAAGTCTGAGCAATGAGCCTGAAAACGAACAAGGACTAAAAAGAGAGATGATGattgaaagagaaaagaaaattacGCCAGTGGCAAATGTTGGCAAACTCTTTGCTTCACAGATTTTGTGTGGCTTTGTTTTGAATAAACAATGAACAGGATGAACaagcgcacgcacgcacacacacacacacgcaatcaCACACtggcacatatacacacacacatttcctctgACTCATCCTGTATCCTCCTCACAGAGTCATACGCCAATACCAATACATGCATGCAAACATTTCCCAGTTGTGCAACATTACTGAGATTTGAACCTGGCACGCTCTCATTTAGGTAATGTAATTTTAATGAGTATTGCCTGAGTCTGCAAAGGCATCAATACAACagggggaaaacaaaaacaccaggtAATAATTTATCTCCATTCCGCAGAGAAACAAAGTTGAAAAGGTCAGCCTGACTTACGCTTACCCTCACactgactacgtttacatgcatgtAATATTCCAGTTTTTGCGCTTATTTCAAAAagaagacaatattcctactaagctgtttacatggatACTGAAAGTGAATATTTCACTAGTGTTCCTGTTAACACGCATCTGTGCATACACCTATTAACATGCccttacatgttgtttttttgtcacgtCAAACTATGGAAAAGTGAAACTGCTGTGGCTTGTTGTGGACAAATCCTCCCTTTTCATTTCTATAACCACCTTCTTGATAGGGTTGGTGTTAAGATGTTTGCATATCTAAGAACCTGTTGACAGAGAAGTCCTTTACAATGTTTAAAAGAAGGcgtgtttctccttctgaccaGGGCTTTACCCCACAGACTTAAAAACTGTTggcaagttggtttgtgtacaacacagagctgactgtaaacaggcaagagaAAGAGTGTCACAATCAAATCCccaattgacctttcgctaagccccgcctctttgcgatggtccaacaagctgttggagtaagcatggagcccacactgtaactaactgcactccctgaagaaatgttATCATATTTTTGAGAAAATGAAATAGTGGTTCCAGAGAGactctacagtctgtgtttgaaggatatatccaggatgtcaaactgactcagcagcaacaacaggttaaaaagacaaagatagttagaagctgaagctgaactataggctacagatcacagtgtaaaagtgaaccaccacatcactgctgatcgccacagaagacaatgaatataaagggaagcttcgctgatattgaaccagctgtgtggcatcgcagtgtgtgcagaagaACGGTGTTTGGTTTCacccccgtgctgctgccagcacctggacctccgcCGCTGGACAGGCAGCGATCACCGGGGGAAGTCGAACAAGATTCAAGTTTCCCttcttcccttcactggttcctgtacagcagggtcttttgtttcactgttataaaaagcaaaagcagcatgtgtatgcattcagtaggctatatcttcagtagctagctagctaaccctacacttttcagggtttgattttggaacagggaagaaacgtatatctttttccatcctctccaggtaacaagtatcattaatacacgacgtgtcccaggcacaacatttagctccaaatccacaaaaccagcctgaaaatgaaggaaatcagaaattattgcattagagtcaacagagcacagctgtgttgctgtcagaccctggtctgagccgacccagtgctacgttatgattggccagtctgcatccagAGGGTCAATTGTGACATATATTCTGAATGCCTTGTATACACGTCCAAAGAATGTtcctaaaacccaaataatGCTGGCTTATCATGTCTCAATCAGTCAGAGAGTGCGTCATTCGGAATAAGGCCTAACTTAGAGTATGTGATGCTTGACCCGCATCGAATTCAGATCATATTTGGAGTTAATGTGGAagattagtgtgcatgtaaacgttcCCACATCATATAGTACAGCATATGATTCACGTTGTAAAATGTAACAGCAGCAGGGAGTTTATGTCCTGTcatctacgtgtgtgtgtgcagccaatGAACCCAGATACCAGCGAGCAATAACCACTGCTGATATTCTGGTTTCATGTTGAGAATGTTATTTCcagttttgtcattttcagcgTAATGTTCTTAGTTTCCAGTGTGGGCGACAcagttttagttcagtttttattcactttcagtttagtttcTCAAGTTTTGGTTTATTTGGAGAATAGGTGacactgtgttaaaaaaaacagattataATCTCATAAATGTAAGTTTAGTTTCTCAAGTTTTGGTTTATTTGGAGAATAGGTGACACTGTGTTAAAAAGAACAGATTATAATCTCATAAATGTAAATTGCACTGAATAGATACAATATACAAATTTGACCTCAATTGTTTTTACTTTCCTGTGGTAAAGTCGGTTTTACGAATAGAAAAAATTAAGTTAGAATCAATTTGTTCGCATATTTACTGTTAATTCATCCGTCTTGAACACCGTCATACAGCATAGAAAAGCAAGATGATCTCACTCACATATGCACAGACAGCTCTGTGTGGTTAAACTGACGTAGTTATCTCTTCCAGGAACAGCAGCTGGTGCTTCCTGTTCACAGGAAAAGAGTCAGTGACACCTCGGGCAGACAGGGAAGTGGATGACACAACTCTCTGTGTGCCTCACGTATCTGCTGCATGTCTTTATCTCACCCGCAACAAGCAGCAAAGCACCCGTTTATTTTATGTGTACGCTGAGCTGACGCATCTTCTGGTAAGAGTGTCTGTCTAGCACCTCGATAGGGGCGATGCTTATTTACGTGTCAACACTGCACTGCattacagggggaaaaaaagaggttAAACCTTGTTCCTCTGTTGACAGTACAGTACTATCATGGGAAATCCAGGTTAATGCTTTGTTGGTGGATCTCTGCTCAGTCTAAAGTCTTAATTTATACATGAACCAATTAATTAAGCCTGTAAAGTCAATAATATTGAGTTGAAAATACACTTCAGAAAGTACAATTTTCAGCAAGgccactgtttgtgtttctctgaaTGTAAACTGCACTAAAGTTAATGTGACAATTTGtactctgtttttatttttaaccacaGACTGATGATGCCAGCACAAATATTCCCACCAAACCAGTCAGACACCACACCACAGAGTGAGGTCATGGTGTAATTCTGTGTGAAATCTCTAtgccctccacacacacacctcgtcTCATTTTGGCCGCTCGTATTTTCCcattctctgtctttctctttctgtctctctcactgtgAATGAGGTCATGGCAGCTGGCAGCCAATGTGTGCCACCACTCAGTTCACTCCTCAGCATGAAAGGGTTCAATGCTcggacatacacacacacacatacagctgcCTCAGTGTGTGTCATCACGGCCTGGCAGGTGGGTTAAGGGTGGACGCTGCGTGGAAGATTCCAGAGTCCTCGCTGCCAAACTTCAGCCAAAGAAAACACTATTTAACACTGTACaaactctcagtgtgtgtgtctcagctgGCTCAGTCTGGCACAGCATGTGGATGACAATCTGGTATTTTGGGGCTGTCATCAAGGAGGCACTTGACATCTGACCCCGTGTCGTCACGGTCACCGTTGCGTAGTAACCTCTCAAGAGGCTGGTGGTGGGCTGGCGCAGCGTCTGCTGCTGCGAAGAGCGGCAACATGCTTCAGCCATCTGTTGTTTACTTtgcctccgtctctctctgcttctgcAGCCAACTCATTGAGGATCGACCGCACTCAACCCCCCCTCCGTTCATCTGTACGTTCAGCTGGGTCAGACGAGACAGGAGATCACTTGGTGCCACACGTATGCAAAACGCAGGTGGTGCTATGACTAAATGTACCATTTGAAGTCAAAACTAATAGAAAAAAGGCGACATCTCCTGCCTTTGTCCACCAACAGTCTGAGGCTACATTGACATGACAGGGCTTCATGTTCAATTCCAAATTTTTCCATTCATGTTTGAAGTGACCCATATCTGACACCAGTGTAAACGGATCTCTGCCCTGAAACGCGTCACACGCaaccacacacatgcatgttgaTACAACAACACAAAGCCTCACAGCTTTggtgataaaacaaaacaaaagaatgacATAATGAAATAGAGGTACACCTTCATCTCCTGAATGATCTTCTTAAGAGGACGGATGACAAAATATGTTGAGGATGAGGGTGAGAAGACGAAGAAACACAAGAGCAaatactagccaatcagaggcagagtacaTCAGGTCATGCCTTCGCCATATTGGCCAGGTCGGGTAATGTCATAACGCATTATAATTAgccatgtgtttctgtttggtgTCAGATAAAGGGTGCTTTGGAACAATGGGTGTTCGTTTTCTGGATCGGACGGGCTTGCGGTCCAATGGGACATATTTTAGATTACTGGGGGCTCTGAATTATGGACCATCAGAACACTGGGCAGTGCCCAACAGGGGTACAGGAGCCTTCTGAAGTTTCAACAGAGCATTCCAGCATTGAATAGTGAGTCATCTGCACCTGTGCAATGAAGGATGACATGGAAAAACCATGGATGTtctggaaaaacacacattaattccACAGCAGCTGCATGGCCAGTGATCGGCTATGTCTCGGACTTAGGACCACATATGAGAGTGGCCAAGATCTGATTGGGGAAAATCAGATTTGCTTGTACTGTGAATGTAGCCTAAAATCCACAGATACTAAGCTTACGATGACAGGAGATGAAG harbors:
- the LOC126382684 gene encoding SPRY domain-containing SOCS box protein 4-like; this encodes MGQKISGGIKSVDGRGESGGSPSYRPSAHRRQHPELRGPDFAKPPRLDLLLDMPCAGLETQLRHAWNPDDRSLNIFIKDDDKLTFHRHPVAQSTDCIRGRVGYTRGLHVWRIHWPSRQRGTHAVVGVATSEAALHSVGYTALVGSDCESWGWDLGRNRLYHDSKNRAHSSLPTYPSFLESDETFNLPDSLLVILDMDEGTLSFMVDGQYLGVAFRGLKGKKLYPVVSAVWGHCEIAMKYINGLDPEPLPLMDLCRRAARLALGRERLQEIEGLPLPQSLKNYLQYQ